The following is a genomic window from Adhaeribacter radiodurans.
AAGCTGAAAGTTTTTTGCAAACAAATTGGTGGCTTGTCCGACGAAGACTTGGCCTTGGTTGATGTGTATTTTAAACCGGTAAAACTCCGGAAAAAAGCTTTTTTGTGGCGGTCAGGAGAGGTGTGCAGCCTAATCGGTTTTGTTAGCCAAGGTGCCATCCGGCATTTCTTTTATAAAGAAGGAGAAGAAAAAACCTGTGGCATTTCTTTAGAAAACATGTTTTTTACGGACTATAATAGCTTTT
Proteins encoded in this region:
- a CDS encoding cyclic nucleotide-binding domain-containing protein, whose amino-acid sequence is MTEKLKVFCKQIGGLSDEDLALVDVYFKPVKLRKKAFLWRSGEVCSLIGFVSQGAIRHFFYKEGEEKTCGISLENMFFTDYNSF